In one Rhodococcus sp. B50 genomic region, the following are encoded:
- a CDS encoding ferredoxin has product MTVYLERDRCVGHAQCFAVDEHLFPVDDNGYSTVESFYVRAGDEDSARRGVDTCPEHALVIGEEVEQAEGPN; this is encoded by the coding sequence ATGACTGTGTACCTGGAGCGTGACAGATGCGTCGGGCATGCGCAGTGCTTCGCGGTCGACGAGCACCTGTTTCCCGTTGACGACAACGGATACTCGACAGTCGAGTCGTTCTATGTCCGAGCGGGAGACGAGGACTCGGCACGCCGCGGAGTGGACACTTGTCCCGAGCACGCACTGGTGATCGGTGAAGAGGTCGAACAGGCCGAGGGGCCGAACTGA
- a CDS encoding DinB family protein encodes MRGGDKRVDRAAIIAEYDRVAVDLRHLVASADEAALRRPSHGTRWTNEQLLFHMVFGYMVVRRLLVLVRLIGRLPDRIGSGFAALLDAGTPIFDAVNYLGAVGGARVFHGDALVRRSDRVIDALHRSLEREPQGNFGLRMRYPTSWDPFFSRYMDLEDIYRYPTRHYDFHRDQLTLDGG; translated from the coding sequence ATGCGCGGCGGTGACAAACGGGTGGACCGCGCGGCGATCATCGCCGAGTACGATCGCGTCGCCGTGGATCTGCGCCACCTCGTCGCTTCGGCGGACGAAGCGGCACTGCGACGGCCGTCGCACGGCACCCGGTGGACGAATGAGCAGCTGCTCTTCCATATGGTCTTCGGCTACATGGTGGTGCGTCGGCTCCTGGTGCTGGTGCGGCTGATCGGCCGGCTTCCCGACCGGATCGGAAGCGGATTCGCCGCGCTGCTCGACGCCGGGACTCCGATTTTCGATGCCGTGAACTATCTCGGCGCCGTCGGGGGTGCCCGGGTGTTTCACGGTGACGCGCTGGTGCGCCGCAGCGATCGGGTGATCGACGCGCTGCACCGCTCCCTGGAGCGGGAACCGCAGGGGAACTTCGGTCTGCGCATGCGGTATCCGACGAGCTGGGATCCGTTCTTCTCTCGATACATGGACCTCGAGGACATCTACCGGTATCCCACCCGGCACTACGACTTCCATCGCGACCAGCTCACTCTCGACGGAGGGTGA
- a CDS encoding oxygenase MpaB family protein: MTTTVDKPAGLDDTMDGLGLAAGAANIIMQLSWPGVGYGVYESRVESGRLFDHPIKRTRTTLTYLAVAARGTDDEKRLFRRGVNKAHAQVRSTESSPVEYNAMDPELQLWVASCIYRGFEDVHRALYGPIPDDAIEYFYQNGATFGTTLQVPQHMWPKDRAAFEQYWEDNLHKVKIDDTIREHLLSIARIEFLPQPVPALFGKLNLFFTAGFLPPLFREQMLLPWTPRDQRRFDRVMRALGAVNKRLPVAVRELPYRVLLADMRRRIRTGRSLV, from the coding sequence ATGACGACGACCGTCGACAAACCCGCCGGCCTGGACGACACGATGGACGGCCTCGGCCTGGCCGCCGGAGCGGCGAACATCATCATGCAGTTGTCGTGGCCCGGCGTCGGCTACGGCGTTTACGAATCCCGCGTGGAGTCGGGCCGGCTGTTCGACCACCCGATCAAGCGCACCCGCACCACCCTCACCTACCTCGCCGTCGCCGCCCGCGGCACCGACGACGAGAAGCGATTGTTCCGTCGCGGCGTGAACAAGGCCCACGCGCAGGTGCGCTCCACCGAGTCGAGTCCGGTCGAGTACAACGCGATGGACCCGGAACTCCAACTGTGGGTCGCGTCGTGCATCTACCGCGGATTCGAGGACGTGCACCGCGCGCTGTACGGGCCGATCCCCGACGACGCGATCGAGTACTTCTACCAGAACGGTGCCACCTTCGGGACGACACTGCAGGTGCCGCAGCATATGTGGCCGAAGGATCGCGCAGCCTTCGAGCAGTACTGGGAGGACAACCTCCACAAAGTGAAGATCGACGACACGATCCGCGAGCACCTGCTGTCGATCGCACGCATCGAGTTCCTGCCCCAGCCCGTCCCGGCCCTGTTCGGCAAGCTCAATCTGTTCTTCACCGCCGGCTTTCTGCCGCCACTGTTCCGCGAGCAGATGCTCCTGCCGTGGACGCCGCGCGACCAGCGCCGCTTCGACCGCGTCATGCGGGCCCTCGGTGCGGTGAACAAGAGGCTGCCGGTCGCGGTGCGGGAACTGCCCTACCGCGTGCTCCTGGCCGACATGCGCCGGCGGATCCGGACGGGACGATCCCTGGTCTAG
- a CDS encoding TetR/AcrR family transcriptional regulator — protein MATGRLYGGRAGEERQADRRAQLIEAGLDLLGAADGEPTLSVRGVCKRAGLASRYFYESFADRDELTGAVYDHVVQRIAESTLAAVTSAPAGDDRAIVRACVENIVREIDEDPRLGRMLFSVSQANPQLAKRRLDSTRMFAGLVTAQAENIYAITPSPRLDLAAHYVVGGLAQALTAWLDGTVPLSHDDVVEECTELLLTMSTQLRRDSAT, from the coding sequence ATGGCAACTGGACGGCTCTACGGTGGACGCGCAGGCGAGGAACGACAGGCCGATCGGCGAGCGCAGCTGATCGAGGCGGGTCTCGACCTTCTCGGGGCTGCCGACGGCGAACCTACGCTGTCGGTGCGCGGTGTCTGCAAGCGTGCGGGTCTGGCGTCGCGCTACTTCTACGAGAGCTTCGCCGATCGCGACGAGCTCACCGGCGCCGTCTACGACCACGTCGTCCAGCGCATCGCCGAAAGCACCCTCGCCGCCGTGACCTCCGCCCCCGCCGGCGACGACCGGGCGATCGTGCGTGCCTGCGTCGAGAACATCGTCCGCGAGATCGACGAGGACCCGCGGCTCGGCCGCATGCTGTTCTCCGTCAGCCAGGCCAATCCGCAACTCGCGAAGCGGCGTCTCGACTCGACCCGCATGTTCGCCGGTCTGGTCACCGCCCAGGCGGAGAACATCTACGCCATCACGCCGAGCCCCCGGCTCGATCTGGCGGCGCACTACGTCGTCGGCGGGCTCGCCCAGGCACTGACGGCCTGGCTCGACGGCACCGTGCCCTTGAGCCACGACGACGTCGTCGAGGAATGCACCGAACTGCTGCTCACGATGTCCACCCAACTGCGGCGCGACTCGGCCACGTAG
- the dcd gene encoding dCTP deaminase encodes MLLSDRDIRAQIASGHLGIDPFDPELVQPSSVDVRLDSLFRVFNNTRYTHIDPAKQQDELTSLVQVPEGESFVLHPGEFVLGSTMERCTLPADLAGRLEGKSSLGRLGLLTHSTAGFIDPGFDGHITLELSNVANLPITLWPGMKIGQLCLFRLTSPAEHPYGSAKVGSKYQGQRGPTPSKAYLNFVHKHPDARPS; translated from the coding sequence GTGCTGCTCTCCGATCGCGATATCCGCGCTCAGATCGCCTCCGGGCATCTGGGCATCGACCCGTTCGATCCGGAGCTCGTGCAGCCGTCGAGTGTCGACGTCAGACTCGACAGCTTGTTCCGCGTTTTCAACAACACGCGCTACACCCACATCGACCCGGCCAAGCAGCAGGACGAACTGACGTCGCTGGTGCAGGTGCCCGAGGGTGAGTCGTTCGTGCTGCATCCGGGCGAGTTCGTGCTCGGGTCGACGATGGAGCGGTGCACCTTGCCGGCCGACCTCGCCGGTCGCCTCGAAGGCAAGTCGTCGCTGGGCCGGCTCGGCCTGCTCACGCACTCGACGGCCGGTTTCATCGACCCGGGCTTCGACGGGCACATCACCCTCGAGTTGTCCAACGTCGCGAACCTGCCGATCACGCTGTGGCCAGGTATGAAGATCGGTCAGCTGTGCCTGTTCCGGCTGACGAGCCCTGCCGAGCACCCCTACGGCAGCGCGAAGGTCGGGTCCAAGTACCAGGGTCAGCGCGGGCCCACGCCGTCGAAGGCGTATCTGAACTTCGTGCACAAGCACCCCGACGCGCGTCCCAGTTAG
- a CDS encoding DUF5995 family protein has translation MALHAKNIAEVIRLLDGIVADTAARGDPRGCFAAVYRQMTLAVQQGMKDGVFADKDRMDRIDTLFANRYFEAYEAVAPTRAWRVAFDAAEHDRLIVLQHLLLGINAHINLDLAVVVGENLSGSRLADFRADYDEINNTIAAVMPKARDTIESFSPLIKVLEPIDEVNPVLDFTFDRARETAWVWAEMLSQMDPRLRPAAIDVLDLNVATLGRVIARPDPLTSILVGLVYNTESKDMRRIISALNTL, from the coding sequence GTGGCGCTGCACGCGAAGAACATCGCCGAAGTGATCCGGCTTCTCGACGGCATCGTCGCCGACACCGCCGCGCGCGGCGATCCGCGGGGATGCTTCGCGGCCGTCTATCGGCAGATGACCCTGGCCGTCCAGCAGGGAATGAAGGACGGTGTCTTCGCCGACAAGGACCGCATGGACCGCATCGACACCCTGTTCGCGAACCGGTACTTCGAGGCCTACGAAGCAGTCGCCCCGACGAGGGCGTGGCGGGTCGCGTTCGACGCCGCGGAACACGACCGGCTGATCGTGCTGCAGCACCTGCTGCTGGGCATCAACGCGCACATCAATCTCGATCTCGCCGTCGTCGTGGGTGAGAACCTGTCGGGCAGCCGGCTGGCCGATTTCCGCGCCGACTACGACGAAATCAACAACACGATCGCGGCGGTGATGCCGAAGGCGCGCGACACCATCGAGTCGTTCTCGCCCCTGATCAAGGTTCTCGAACCCATCGACGAGGTGAACCCGGTCCTCGATTTCACCTTCGACCGCGCGCGGGAGACCGCGTGGGTGTGGGCCGAGATGCTGTCGCAGATGGACCCGCGACTGCGTCCGGCCGCGATCGACGTCCTCGACCTGAACGTCGCCACCCTCGGCAGGGTCATCGCACGTCCCGACCCGCTGACGTCGATCCTCGTCGGCCTCGTGTACAACACCGAGAGCAAGGACATGCGCAGGATCATCTCCGCGCTGAACACGCTGTGA
- a CDS encoding CHAT domain-containing protein, whose amino-acid sequence MRTVVGLSQVGNGAVVTLEQSPNDVPDDGRCDPVELPGLLSNNPRERGATLMTLLESHRPVAEALRMALAQPAEGPPRPLYLRVRTPEIDALPWEELYSAAHGFCALDHRWPVGRIVNRWINLSDRTFTSSLRVVALLSAAGRSGVPQLDSLVKALRSPDARNVGLSVHVITGDPSVLDAAEHVHEPAFTCEEMTTAGTTVARQIAAHRPDIVHVLCHGKAVGGVHSLLLATPADFLGGEETGLVSLTASDLVRELAACNPWLIVLVACESAGVGEGPALAQDLTARNIPAVIGMRRLLDISEADSFCSALYPELLRVIRDSLNSSGNGRVHTIDWVTALTVPRRVLSGADPEGMGTWSDPVLYAQAEQLRIYHAEPAASEARIGELVTAKEELTTWREFRNLMEASDAPEELLDKVNSTVRRLERTLEALQ is encoded by the coding sequence ATGCGCACCGTCGTGGGCCTGTCGCAAGTCGGGAACGGCGCAGTGGTCACGTTGGAACAGTCGCCGAACGACGTGCCCGACGACGGGAGATGCGATCCCGTCGAACTCCCCGGACTGCTGAGCAACAACCCGAGAGAACGCGGCGCGACCCTGATGACCCTGCTCGAATCGCACCGGCCGGTGGCCGAAGCGCTCCGGATGGCGCTCGCGCAGCCGGCGGAGGGGCCGCCCCGACCCCTCTATCTACGTGTACGCACCCCCGAGATCGACGCACTACCGTGGGAGGAGTTGTACTCGGCTGCCCACGGTTTCTGTGCACTCGACCACCGCTGGCCCGTGGGCCGAATCGTCAACCGCTGGATCAACCTTTCCGACCGCACCTTCACGTCGTCGTTACGGGTGGTCGCGCTGCTCTCGGCCGCCGGGCGTTCCGGCGTCCCACAACTCGACAGTCTCGTGAAGGCGCTCCGGAGTCCGGATGCAAGGAACGTCGGGTTGTCGGTTCACGTGATCACCGGTGATCCCTCGGTTCTCGACGCGGCCGAGCACGTACACGAACCGGCCTTCACGTGCGAAGAGATGACCACCGCCGGCACCACCGTCGCCCGGCAGATAGCCGCCCACAGACCCGATATCGTTCACGTGCTGTGTCACGGCAAGGCTGTCGGCGGTGTGCACAGTCTGCTGCTCGCCACACCGGCGGATTTCCTGGGAGGTGAAGAGACGGGACTCGTCTCGTTGACCGCCTCGGATCTCGTACGTGAGCTCGCGGCATGCAACCCCTGGTTGATCGTGCTGGTCGCCTGCGAGAGTGCCGGTGTCGGTGAAGGACCCGCTCTCGCACAGGATCTCACCGCTCGCAACATCCCGGCAGTGATCGGAATGCGGCGCCTGCTCGACATCTCCGAGGCCGACAGCTTCTGCTCGGCGCTGTACCCCGAACTGTTGAGAGTGATACGCGATTCGTTGAATTCCAGCGGGAACGGCCGCGTCCACACGATCGACTGGGTCACTGCCCTCACGGTGCCGCGTCGCGTATTGAGCGGTGCCGATCCCGAGGGGATGGGCACGTGGTCGGATCCGGTGCTCTACGCCCAAGCGGAACAACTCCGGATCTACCACGCCGAACCCGCGGCATCGGAAGCCCGTATCGGCGAGTTGGTAACGGCCAAGGAGGAATTGACGACCTGGCGGGAGTTCCGCAACTTGATGGAAGCGTCCGACGCACCGGAAGAACTGCTCGACAAGGTCAACTCCACCGTACGACGGCTCGAACGCACACTCGAGGCCCTGCAATGA
- a CDS encoding beta-mannosidase, whose protein sequence is MRVAVVATTLLFLLAACAQDTSSRPSPPEDLPVVRADGDRLVLDDRPWWPAGLNAYQLGTRWEVNQGCGAEVDLDEFFGALAPRSVVRFDAFQSHAVHRIGGTLDFSALDAVFDAAERHRVYVIPVLAPQDSDCDAGGYKQAGWYDAGWRDPLPGHVLAYDDWVATAVERWGSSPSVAMWELIGEPETATCTDDECALERRECFPGGARLLRNWIDEAATIVREHDPDRLITVGTIGGDQCGSAGDDFGAVTDAAQLDVVQYHDYDDAQFLEQRLAGLSKPMLVAELGVRAGSCLDTSDRAEIVDRTLTRYRELGADGALMWSFVPDPRQDECTYDIGPDDPVHYVLRRHHRSG, encoded by the coding sequence GTGCGCGTCGCTGTGGTTGCCACCACACTGTTGTTCCTGCTCGCGGCCTGTGCGCAGGACACCTCGTCGCGCCCCTCGCCTCCGGAGGACCTTCCGGTGGTCCGCGCGGATGGCGACCGGCTCGTTCTCGACGACCGCCCGTGGTGGCCGGCCGGGCTCAACGCCTACCAGCTGGGTACGCGCTGGGAGGTCAATCAGGGATGCGGCGCCGAGGTGGATCTCGACGAGTTCTTCGGCGCACTGGCGCCCCGATCCGTGGTGCGGTTCGACGCCTTCCAGTCCCACGCCGTGCACCGGATCGGCGGCACACTCGACTTCTCCGCGCTCGACGCCGTCTTCGACGCCGCCGAACGGCACCGGGTGTACGTGATCCCGGTTCTCGCGCCGCAGGACAGTGATTGCGACGCGGGCGGGTACAAGCAGGCCGGCTGGTACGACGCCGGTTGGCGCGACCCGCTGCCCGGTCATGTGCTCGCCTACGACGACTGGGTCGCGACGGCCGTCGAGCGGTGGGGGTCGTCGCCCTCGGTGGCGATGTGGGAGTTGATCGGCGAACCGGAGACCGCGACCTGCACCGACGACGAGTGCGCCCTCGAACGACGCGAGTGCTTTCCCGGCGGTGCACGACTGCTCCGCAACTGGATCGACGAGGCGGCAACGATCGTCCGCGAACACGACCCCGACCGGCTCATCACGGTCGGCACCATCGGAGGTGACCAGTGCGGTTCGGCCGGAGACGATTTCGGGGCCGTGACGGACGCGGCGCAGCTCGACGTCGTGCAGTACCACGACTACGACGACGCGCAGTTCCTCGAGCAGCGACTCGCCGGGTTGTCGAAGCCGATGCTCGTCGCCGAACTCGGTGTCCGGGCCGGCTCGTGCCTCGACACGAGCGACCGTGCCGAGATCGTCGACCGTACGCTCACGCGGTACCGCGAACTCGGCGCCGACGGTGCGCTGATGTGGTCGTTCGTCCCCGACCCACGGCAGGACGAGTGCACCTACGACATCGGCCCGGACGACCCGGTCCACTACGTCCTACGCCGCCACCATCGCTCAGGGTGA
- a CDS encoding ArnT family glycosyltransferase has product MKARSRWVFWTSCLIYLAAGLWLALDVQYYQGDSLSRVSAARTVLLSRDPHLAAIGFVFTPLTALVQVPLAGLSAWFPGLTAYSVTAVLMSAPFMAGAAVQIHKIACDRGCAPWFVWTVTAVFALNPMIVYYGANGMSEAPFLFALCWAARRLIRWCSTDDIHDLALAGIALAVAYLARYDALAVGAAVTVFVALLVRYRSRRYAPGSGWHPALMDAILVAAPLALAFVAFVATSWLVTGEALAQFTSTYGNAAILEQSGGGSSGGLEAIAFSISEIVVLGPALPLSIPIVAVLAWRRRDLEPLVPFVVFGAVLGFAALSYARGMTFPFLRFYICAIPLLAVWVVQLAPRRGRFAARRPGPHTVPRAEDNSGAAPLGAILLVCSLPVTFVAMLSPTLSQEQHALRTVLFPDDGDPSDVREQQRRVITAFSTERRIADYLDAMDLPPGSVLMDTVYGFAIFSATERPDTFVIPSDGDFTTLLNRPAEFGVEYILAVPNEGRGVSDAVNRRYPTIYETGSDIAVLELEIPNDGADQPDWRLFRVLDRASP; this is encoded by the coding sequence GTGAAGGCCCGCAGCCGATGGGTGTTCTGGACCTCGTGCCTGATCTATCTGGCGGCGGGTCTGTGGCTCGCGCTCGACGTGCAGTACTACCAAGGGGATTCGCTGAGTCGTGTGAGCGCTGCGCGGACGGTGCTGCTGAGCCGCGACCCGCATCTCGCCGCCATCGGATTCGTGTTCACGCCGCTCACCGCACTCGTCCAGGTGCCTCTCGCCGGCCTGTCGGCGTGGTTTCCCGGACTGACGGCCTATTCGGTGACGGCGGTGCTCATGTCGGCGCCGTTCATGGCCGGCGCAGCGGTACAGATCCACAAGATCGCGTGCGATCGTGGATGTGCCCCGTGGTTCGTGTGGACGGTGACGGCGGTGTTCGCGCTGAATCCGATGATCGTCTACTACGGCGCGAACGGGATGAGCGAGGCGCCGTTCCTGTTCGCGTTGTGCTGGGCCGCACGCCGGCTCATCCGGTGGTGCAGCACCGACGACATCCACGACCTCGCCCTGGCGGGTATCGCCCTGGCCGTCGCGTATCTCGCTCGCTACGACGCCCTGGCCGTCGGTGCGGCGGTGACGGTGTTCGTCGCACTGCTCGTGCGGTATCGCTCCCGCAGATACGCCCCCGGTTCGGGCTGGCATCCGGCGCTCATGGACGCGATCCTCGTCGCCGCTCCTCTCGCACTCGCCTTCGTCGCCTTCGTCGCCACGAGCTGGCTCGTGACCGGAGAAGCACTCGCCCAGTTCACCTCCACCTACGGCAACGCCGCCATCCTCGAACAGAGCGGTGGCGGGTCGTCCGGGGGCCTGGAAGCGATCGCGTTCTCGATTTCCGAGATCGTGGTGCTCGGACCCGCCCTCCCCCTGTCGATTCCGATCGTGGCGGTGCTCGCGTGGCGACGACGCGATCTCGAACCGCTCGTACCGTTCGTGGTCTTCGGGGCGGTCCTGGGCTTCGCGGCACTGTCGTACGCGCGCGGAATGACCTTTCCGTTCCTGCGTTTCTACATCTGCGCGATCCCGTTGCTCGCCGTGTGGGTCGTGCAGCTGGCGCCGCGACGCGGGCGGTTCGCGGCGCGACGGCCCGGCCCGCACACCGTTCCGAGAGCCGAGGACAACAGCGGCGCGGCCCCGTTGGGTGCGATCCTGCTGGTGTGCAGTCTGCCCGTCACGTTCGTCGCCATGCTCTCCCCCACCCTGTCGCAGGAACAGCACGCGCTGCGCACGGTCCTGTTCCCGGACGACGGCGACCCGTCCGACGTGCGTGAGCAACAGCGACGGGTGATCACGGCGTTCTCCACCGAACGGCGCATCGCCGACTACCTCGACGCGATGGACCTGCCACCCGGCTCGGTGCTGATGGACACCGTCTACGGCTTCGCGATCTTTTCGGCCACCGAGCGACCCGACACGTTCGTCATTCCGTCGGACGGCGACTTCACCACACTGCTCAACCGACCCGCCGAGTTCGGAGTCGAGTACATACTCGCGGTCCCGAACGAGGGACGCGGTGTGTCGGATGCCGTCAACCGTCGTTATCCCACGATCTACGAGACCGGCAGCGACATCGCGGTGCTCGAACTCGAGATTCCCAACGACGGTGCCGACCAACCCGATTGGAGGCTTTTCCGGGTACTCGACCGTGCTTCACCCTGA
- a CDS encoding glycosyltransferase, whose protein sequence is MAGRVNVGSGHDVPVEDTAEFDAYRKAALHEAVHGLRERSPVSSASVAFVPWQKYLGFALAAAFAASLVVATKPTLIVFTVLCTFGYIATLADRLLLFTRGMARDAQFIVDDEEARALPDDRLPPYTVLVPAYNEPEVVGDLLAAMAALDYPADKLQVLLLLEEDDTVTIDAAEKAGLGESVEILLVPAADPRTKPKACNYGLHFTTGEIVTIFDAEDLPEPLQLRRVVAVFDRLGDDVACVQAKLAFHNGTQNLLTGWFTADYALWFNFILPGLMKSHSPIPLGGTSNHIRRSVFDEIGAWDPYNVTEDADLGVRIAESGYSTAVLDSTTLEEANSDPINWVRQRSRWYKGYLQTWLVHMRRPVRLWRVIGTVGMLRFTTLLAGTPIIACLNMVFWMTTLSWLLGQADLIEEIFPWYAYFPALISLVFGNVAVMYMNFVACRETGHANLWWPCLTVPLYWVLMSIAAIKGTYQLIRNPSYWEKTFHGLSS, encoded by the coding sequence ATGGCAGGGCGCGTGAACGTCGGCTCCGGACACGATGTTCCGGTCGAAGACACCGCCGAGTTCGACGCCTACCGGAAGGCGGCGCTGCACGAGGCCGTACACGGACTCCGCGAACGCAGCCCCGTCTCGTCGGCGTCGGTCGCATTCGTGCCGTGGCAGAAGTATCTCGGATTCGCCCTCGCCGCGGCCTTCGCGGCCTCGCTCGTCGTGGCGACGAAACCTACCCTGATCGTCTTCACCGTGCTGTGCACCTTCGGGTACATCGCGACCCTCGCCGACCGGCTGTTGCTCTTCACCCGCGGCATGGCACGCGACGCCCAGTTCATCGTCGACGACGAGGAAGCGCGCGCCCTCCCCGACGACCGGCTCCCGCCGTACACGGTGCTCGTCCCCGCCTACAACGAACCCGAGGTGGTCGGCGACCTGCTCGCCGCCATGGCCGCGCTCGACTATCCGGCCGACAAGCTCCAGGTGCTGTTGCTGCTCGAGGAGGACGACACCGTCACGATCGACGCCGCGGAGAAGGCCGGACTCGGCGAGAGCGTCGAGATCCTGCTCGTTCCGGCCGCCGACCCGCGCACGAAACCGAAGGCGTGCAATTACGGATTGCACTTCACGACCGGCGAGATCGTGACGATCTTCGACGCCGAGGACCTCCCCGAACCTCTGCAGCTGCGCCGAGTGGTCGCAGTCTTCGACCGTCTCGGCGACGACGTGGCGTGCGTGCAGGCGAAACTTGCCTTCCACAACGGAACCCAGAATCTGCTGACCGGCTGGTTCACCGCCGACTACGCGCTGTGGTTCAACTTCATCCTGCCCGGCCTGATGAAGTCGCACTCGCCGATTCCGCTCGGCGGGACGTCGAACCACATCCGCCGATCGGTGTTCGACGAGATCGGTGCGTGGGATCCGTACAACGTCACCGAGGATGCCGATCTCGGCGTCCGGATCGCCGAATCCGGCTACTCCACTGCAGTTCTCGACTCCACCACACTGGAGGAGGCGAACAGCGATCCGATCAACTGGGTGCGGCAGCGGTCCCGGTGGTACAAGGGCTATCTGCAGACCTGGCTGGTCCACATGCGCCGTCCCGTCCGACTGTGGCGGGTCATCGGCACCGTCGGGATGCTGCGGTTCACGACCCTGCTGGCGGGCACACCGATCATCGCGTGCCTGAACATGGTGTTCTGGATGACGACGCTGTCGTGGCTGCTCGGACAAGCGGATCTCATCGAGGAGATCTTTCCGTGGTACGCCTACTTCCCCGCCTTGATCTCGCTCGTGTTCGGCAACGTTGCCGTGATGTACATGAACTTCGTCGCGTGTCGCGAGACCGGGCACGCGAACCTGTGGTGGCCGTGCCTGACCGTCCCGCTGTACTGGGTGCTCATGTCCATCGCAGCGATCAAAGGCACCTATCAGCTCATCCGTAACCCCTCCTACTGGGAGAAGACCTTCCACGGGTTGTCGTCGTGA
- a CDS encoding archaeosortase/exosortase family protein, whose translation MTTTVEQPPFTERFFTNAMLHTTNRWIVIVAATLIGFHSTWLQLIDEMRAGTTGGYVLIVPPLVAVVAIGVTRRRRNELPIHDRQTDIITSVLLLLIALAIKGLLMPRYPTNYQAMHLDVLAAWVFVCGACVAMFGLRVTAAYWEAWMMLFLSSPIVYRIVLIELGGTKFVAGAVTLVLAASAIGLATRRNRARGFFYGSATFVTGLIALVVIDRRWPDAPIAVDQYVPALIATVVVGSGAYLWTFRGLAPRTLPANPVSIPQAVRGAMCIAVAALLAALLPLPDQRLTPVSAGPPYSGTATQIVPPGWVQLSSVDYDWPRAYFRQGSVLRRQMLRAEEPNPEWDRLLRPRTVAVQTLQVRRVGSFAVYPTESMYALGKSRVSPKEYVDLGRGVTAEYFTVVDDTLLLTWSLLSFVWTRSDTVAQRVSLLTVDNHELDAPFPQPEPNTVANARTLMRVLLRGNGTVEDNEPEYKDRSMLIEVGRELVEAQWQGA comes from the coding sequence ATGACCACGACAGTCGAGCAACCGCCGTTCACCGAACGGTTCTTCACGAACGCGATGCTGCACACCACCAATCGGTGGATCGTGATCGTCGCCGCAACCCTGATCGGTTTCCACTCCACGTGGCTGCAGTTGATCGACGAGATGCGCGCGGGCACCACGGGCGGCTACGTCCTGATCGTGCCGCCGCTCGTCGCGGTGGTCGCGATCGGTGTCACGCGTCGGCGCCGGAACGAACTACCCATCCACGACCGGCAGACCGACATCATCACGTCCGTCCTGTTGCTGCTGATCGCCCTCGCGATCAAGGGACTGCTGATGCCGAGGTACCCGACGAACTATCAGGCGATGCATCTCGACGTGCTTGCCGCGTGGGTGTTCGTGTGCGGCGCGTGCGTCGCGATGTTCGGCCTGCGGGTGACCGCGGCGTACTGGGAAGCATGGATGATGCTCTTCCTCAGCTCGCCCATCGTGTACCGCATCGTGCTCATCGAGCTCGGCGGGACGAAATTCGTCGCCGGTGCGGTCACCCTCGTGCTCGCCGCCTCCGCGATCGGACTGGCGACGCGGCGCAACCGGGCTCGTGGATTCTTCTACGGCTCCGCGACATTCGTGACCGGACTGATCGCGCTCGTCGTGATCGATCGACGATGGCCGGACGCACCCATCGCCGTGGACCAGTACGTTCCGGCCCTGATCGCCACGGTGGTCGTGGGATCCGGGGCCTACCTGTGGACGTTCCGCGGACTCGCCCCCCGCACACTGCCGGCGAACCCGGTGTCGATTCCCCAGGCCGTGCGCGGAGCGATGTGCATAGCGGTGGCCGCACTGCTCGCCGCGCTCCTGCCACTCCCCGACCAACGTCTGACACCCGTCTCGGCCGGCCCGCCCTATTCGGGCACCGCCACCCAGATCGTTCCCCCCGGATGGGTGCAGTTGTCGTCCGTCGACTACGACTGGCCCCGAGCCTATTTCCGCCAGGGATCGGTGCTGCGCCGGCAGATGCTCCGAGCGGAGGAACCGAACCCGGAGTGGGATCGACTGCTGCGTCCCCGCACCGTCGCAGTGCAGACCCTGCAGGTGCGTCGTGTCGGTTCGTTCGCCGTGTACCCCACCGAATCGATGTACGCACTGGGTAAATCACGGGTGAGCCCGAAGGAATACGTCGATCTGGGTCGCGGCGTGACCGCCGAGTACTTCACCGTCGTCGACGACACACTGCTCCTGACGTGGAGCCTGCTCAGCTTCGTCTGGACCCGCAGCGACACCGTCGCCCAGCGGGTGAGCCTGCTGACGGTGGACAACCACGAACTCGATGCGCCGTTCCCGCAACCCGAACCGAACACCGTCGCCAACGCGCGCACCCTGATGCGAGTGTTGTTGCGCGGCAACGGTACCGTCGAGGACAACGAGCCCGAGTACAAGGATCGTTCCATGTTGATCGAAGTGGGTCGCGAACTCGTGGAGGCGCAATGGCAGGGCGCGTGA